One Xiphophorus maculatus strain JP 163 A chromosome 10, X_maculatus-5.0-male, whole genome shotgun sequence genomic region harbors:
- the LOC102233274 gene encoding parathyroid hormone/parathyroid hormone-related peptide receptor-like, whose translation MSSLQGVSAVALFHCMLTAAALIDSDDVITRDEQIFVLIGAHARCERSIRAQMALIKDGDCSPEWDGIICWPRSRAGQLVSVQCPAYIYDFNHRGRAYRQCDVSGNWELVPSNNRTWANYTECTRYLTSNHRNLEEKVFQRLHLMYTIGYSISLASLLVAISILCYFKRLHCTRNYIHIHLFTSFICRAVSIFVKDAVLYSISDASRAESEFTTVKQPMAGCKAAVTLFLYFLATNHYWILVEGLYLHSLIFMAFLSDKNYLWALTIMGWGVPAVFVSIWVSARASLADTQCWDISAGNLKWIYQVPILAAIVVNFFLFLNIIRVLASKLWETNTGKLDPRQQYRKLLKSTLVLMPLFGVHYIVFMALPYTEVTGLLWQVQMHYEMFFNSSQGFFVAFIYCFCNGEVQAEVKKAWLRRNLVLDLKQKARMTSSGGGSCYYGGMMSHATTHSVCMSAIHPRAFSFTAGSGGAAGGSGVRPPRHSAPSSLHHNHSSVCVFVPSTAETSGSQQDAAVWKPGRAESRANKENDNSSSNAAADPDCSVPVKELETIL comes from the exons atgtcatCTCTGCAGGGAGTTTCTGCTGTGGCTCTTTTTCACTGCATGTTGACAGCTGCTGCACTG ATAGACTCCGATGACGTCATCACGCGAGACGAGCAGATCTTTGTTCTGATTGGTGCACACGCCCGGTGTGAGAGGAGCATCCGCGCACAAATGGCCCTCATCAAAG ACGGGGACTGTTCTCCGGAGTGGGATGGGATTATCTGCTGGCCCCGGAGCCGAGCGGGCCAGCTGGTCTCAGTGCAGTGCCCAGCGTACATCTATGACTTCAACCACAGAG GGCGAGCTTACCGCCAGTGTGATGTGTCAGGGAACTGGGAGCTGGTGCCCAGTAACAACCGCACATGGGCAAACTACACGGAGTGCACCCGATACCTGACCTCCAACCACAGAAACCTGGAGGAG aagGTGTTTCAGCGCCTCCATCTCATGTACACTATCGGCTACTCCATTTCTCTGGCGTCTTTGTTGGTGGCGATCTCCATCCTTTGCTATTTCAA GCGCCTCCACTGCACACGCAATTACATTCACATTCACCTCTTCACCTCCTTCATCTGTCGAGCTGTTAGCATCTTTGTGAAGGACGCTGTGCTCTACTCCATATCTGACGCCAGCAGAGCTGAGTCTGAGTTCACAACTGTGAAACAGCCCATG GCTGGGTGTAAAGCTGCGGTTACGCTCTTCCTGTACTTCCTGGCAACCAATCACTACTGGATTCTGGTGGAGGGATTGTACCTCCACAGCCTCATCTTCATGGCGTTCCTGTCTGACAAGAACTACTTATGGGCTCTGACCATCATGGGCTGGG GTGTTCCGGCTGTGTTTGTGTCCATTTGGGTCAGCGCTCGAGCTTCGCTGGCAGATACTCA ATGTTGGGACATCAGCGCCGGAAACCTGAAGTGGATCTACCAAGTTCCCATTCTGGCAGCCATTGTT GTgaatttcttccttttcctAAACATAATCCGTGTTCTGGCCTCTAAACTGTGGGAAACCAACACCGGAAAACTGGATCCTCGACAGCAGTACAG GAAGCTCCTGAAGTCCACCCTGGTCCTGATGCCTCTGTTCGGAGTCCACTACATAGTGTTTATGGCCCTCCCCTACACTGAGGTGACTGGGCTGCTGTGGCAGGTGCAGATGCATTATGAGATGTTCTTCAACTCTTCTCAG ggtttttttgtggCGTTCATCTACTGCTTCTGCAATGGCGAG GTGCAGGCAGAGGTAAAAAAGGCCTGGTTAAGACGCAACTTGGTGCTGGACCTCAAGCAGAAAGCCAGGATGACGAGCAGCGGCGGCGGGAGCTGCTACTACGGCGGCATGATGTCCCACGCCACCACCCACAGCGTCTGCATGTCCGCCATTCATCCCAGGGCTTTCTCCTTCACCGCGGGGTCAGGAGGGGCCGCTggggggtcaggggtcaggccGCCACGTCACTCTGCCCCGTCGTCGCTccaccacaaccacagcagtgtgtgtgtgttcgttcCCAGCACCGCTGAGACCTCAGGCTCCCAGCAGGACGCGGCGGTGTGGAAACCAGGGAGGGCCGAGTCCAGAGCCAACAAAGAGAATgataacagcagcagcaacgcAGCAGCAGATCCAGACTGCTCCGTACCTGTGAAAGAGCTAGAAACCATTTTATAA